In the genome of Eschrichtius robustus isolate mEscRob2 chromosome 12, mEscRob2.pri, whole genome shotgun sequence, one region contains:
- the SLC22A7 gene encoding solute carrier family 22 member 7 isoform X1, translating to MGFEELLHKVGGFGPFQLRNVALLALPRVLLPMHFLLPIFLAAVPAHRCALPGVPANFSHQDEWVEAHLPREPDGRLSSCLLFTPLQALPNTTLWGGGQSPGEQLEGEPSTVPCPQGWEYDHSEFSSTIATEVPWDLVCEQKGLNRATSTFFFAGVLVGAVAFGYLSDRFGRRRLLLVAYVSSLVLGLASAASVSYTMFAITRTLTGTALAGFTIIVMPLELEWLDVGHRTVAGVLSSTFWTGGVMLLALVGYLIRDWRWLLLAVTLPCAPGILSIWWVPESARWLLTQGRVEEAHRYLLRCARLNGRPLGEDGLSQEALSKVAAAERVVRRPSYLDLFRTPRLRHISLCCMVVWFGVNFSYYGVSLDVSGLGLNVYQTQLLFGAVELPSKLLVYLSVRHAGRRLTLAGTLLGAALALGFRLLVSSEVKSWSTALAVMGKGFSEAAFTTAYLFTSELYPTVLRQTGMGLTALVGRLGGSLAPLAALLDGVWLSLPKLAYGGIALLAACTALLLPETKQAQLPETIQDVERKSAPSNPQEEEMPMKQVQD from the exons ATGGGATTCGAGGAGCTGCTACACAAGGTGGGAGGCTTTGGACCCTTCCAGCTGCGGAACGTGGCACTGCTGGCACTGCCCCGTGTGCTGCTGCCCATGCACTTCCTCCTGCCCATCTTCCTGGCTGCTGTGCCAGCCCACCGCTGTGCCCTGCCTGGAGTCCCTGCCAACTTCAGTCACCAGGACGAGTGGGTGGAGGCCCACCTGCCCCGGGAGCCTGATGGCAGGCTCAGCTCCTGCCTCCTCTTCACCCCTCTCCAGGCGCTCCCCAACACCACgctgtggggaggggggcagagccCTGGGGAGCAGCTGGAGGGTGAGCCCTCCACAGTGCCCTGCCCTCAGGGCTGGGAGTACGACCACTCGGAATTCTCCTCCACCATTGCAACCGAGGTACCC TGGGACCTGGTGTGTGAGCAGAAAGGCCTGAACAGAGCCACTTCCACCTTCTTCTTCGCCGGTGTGCTGGTGGGGGCCGTGGCCTTCGGATACCTGTCTGACAG GTTTGGGCGGCGCCGTCTGCTGCTCGTGGCCTATGTGAGTTCCCTGGTGCTGGGCCTGGCATCTGCAGCCTCAGTCAGCTACACCATGTTTGCCATCACTCGCACCCTCACTGGCACGGCTCTGGCTGGCTTCACCATCATCGTGATGCCACTGG AGCTGGAGTGGCTGGACGTGGGACACCGTACTGTGGCAGGCGTCCTGAGCAGCACCTTCTGGACAGGGGGTGTGATGCTGTTGGCACTGGTCGGCTACCTGATACGGGACTGGCGATGGCTTCTGCTGGCTGTCACCCTGCCTTGTGCCCCAGGCATCCTCAGCATCTG GTGGGTGCCTGAGTCTGCACGCTGGCTTCTGACCCAGGGTCGTGTGGAAGAGGCCCACAGGTACCTGCTCCGCTGTGCCAGGCTCAATGGGCGGCCTCTGGGTGAGGACGGCCTGAGCCAGGAG GCTCTGAGCAAAGTGGCTGCTGCGGAGCGAGTGGTCCGAAGACCCTCATACCTAGACCTGTTCCGGACACCAAGGCTGCGACACATCTCATTGTGCTGCATGGTGGTGTG GTTTGGAGTGAACTTTTCCTATTATGGCGTGAGCCTGGATGTGTCGGGACTGGGGCTGAACGTGTACCAGACGCAGCTGCTCTTCGGGGCCGTGGAGCTGCCCTCCAAGCTGCTGGTCTACCTGTCGGTGCGCCACGCTGGACGCCGCCTCACGCTGGCAGGAACGCTGCTCGGCGCCGCCCTCGCCTTGGGCTTCAGGCTGCTGGTGTCCTCCG AGGTGAAGTCCTGGAGCACCGCCCTGGCGGTGATGGGGAAAGGTTTTTCTGAAGCTGCCTTCACCACTGCCTACCTGTTCACGTCGGAGTTGTACCCTACCGTGCTCAG ACAGACAGGGATGGGGCTGACTGCACTGGTGGGCCGACTGGGGGGCTCTTTGGCCCCACTGGCAGCCTTGCTGGACGGCGTATGGCTGTCACTGCCCAAGCTCGCTTATGGGGGGATCGCCCTGCTGGCTGCCTGCACTGCCCTCCTGCTACCAGAGACAAAGCAGGCACAACTACCAGAGACCATCCAAGACGTGGAGAGGAAGAG TGCCCCATCCAACCCTCAGGAGGAAGAGATGCCCATGAAGCAGGTCCAGGACTGA
- the CRIP3 gene encoding LOW QUALITY PROTEIN: cysteine-rich protein 3 (The sequence of the model RefSeq protein was modified relative to this genomic sequence to represent the inferred CDS: inserted 1 base in 1 codon), giving the protein MAPDSVTLSFIEELKDSSIKRWSGSKFLAASGSRAAADSAQRGSRLSHGRGQRRGRELNPGGLDXQCAAPAAQSGAMSWTCPRCQQPVFFAEKVSSLGKNWHPFCLKCERCHSVLSPGGHAEHNGRPYCHKPCYGALFGPRGVNIGGVGSYLYKSPTPTPASATPLSPSRFSPPRPRTGLPQGKKSPPHMKTFTGETSLCPGCKEPVYFAEKVMSLGRNWHRPCLRCQRCRKTLTAGSHAEHDGVPYCHIPCYGYLFGPKGVNIGDVGCYIYDPVEIKSK; this is encoded by the exons GTGGAGTGGTTCTAAATTTCTGGCGGCCAGTGGGAGCCGAGCAGCAGCGGATTCAGCCCAAAGAGGCTCAAGGCTGAGCCATGGGAGGGGCCAGCGAAGGGGGCGGGAACTGAACCCCGGCGGACTTG TACAGTGTGCGGCGCCGGCTGCTCAGAGCGGAGCCATGAGCTGGACCTGTCCGCGTTGCCAGCAACCCGTTTTCTTTG CAGAGAAGGTGAGCTCCCTGGGCAAGAACTGGCACCCATTCTGTCTGAAATGTGAGCGCTGCCACAGCGTCCTGTCCCCAGGAGGGCATGCAGAG CACAACGGAAGGCCGTATTGCCACAAGCCATGCTATGGGGCTCTCTTTGGACCCAGGG GGGTGAACATTGGTGGTGTGGGCTCCTACCTCTAcaaatcccccacccccacccctgccagtgCTACTCCCCTTAGCCCCAGCAGGTTCAGCCCCCCCAGGCCCAGGACTGGCCTCCCCCAGGGCAAGAAAA GCCCTCCCCACATGAAGACGTTCACTGGGGAGACCTCGCTGTGCCCCGGCTGTAAGGAACCCGTCTATTTCG CTGAGAAGGTGATGTCTTTGGGCAGAAATTGGCACCGACCCTGTCTGAGGTGCCAGCGGTGCCGGAAGACCCTGACTGCTGGGAGTCACGCTGAG CATGACGGCGTCCCCTACTGCCACATCCCCTGCTATGGCTACCTGTTTGGCCCCAAAG GTGTGAACATTGGTGATGTGGGCTGCTACATCTATGACCCCGTGGAGATAAAATCCAAATGA
- the SLC22A7 gene encoding solute carrier family 22 member 7 isoform X2, with the protein MGFEELLHKVGGFGPFQLRNVALLALPRVLLPMHFLLPIFLAAVPAHRCALPGVPANFSHQDEWVEAHLPREPDGRLSSCLLFTPLQALPNTTLWGGGQSPGEQLEGEPSTVPCPQGWEYDHSEFSSTIATEWDLVCEQKGLNRATSTFFFAGVLVGAVAFGYLSDRFGRRRLLLVAYVSSLVLGLASAASVSYTMFAITRTLTGTALAGFTIIVMPLELEWLDVGHRTVAGVLSSTFWTGGVMLLALVGYLIRDWRWLLLAVTLPCAPGILSIWWVPESARWLLTQGRVEEAHRYLLRCARLNGRPLGEDGLSQEALSKVAAAERVVRRPSYLDLFRTPRLRHISLCCMVVWFGVNFSYYGVSLDVSGLGLNVYQTQLLFGAVELPSKLLVYLSVRHAGRRLTLAGTLLGAALALGFRLLVSSEVKSWSTALAVMGKGFSEAAFTTAYLFTSELYPTVLRQTGMGLTALVGRLGGSLAPLAALLDGVWLSLPKLAYGGIALLAACTALLLPETKQAQLPETIQDVERKSAPSNPQEEEMPMKQVQD; encoded by the exons ATGGGATTCGAGGAGCTGCTACACAAGGTGGGAGGCTTTGGACCCTTCCAGCTGCGGAACGTGGCACTGCTGGCACTGCCCCGTGTGCTGCTGCCCATGCACTTCCTCCTGCCCATCTTCCTGGCTGCTGTGCCAGCCCACCGCTGTGCCCTGCCTGGAGTCCCTGCCAACTTCAGTCACCAGGACGAGTGGGTGGAGGCCCACCTGCCCCGGGAGCCTGATGGCAGGCTCAGCTCCTGCCTCCTCTTCACCCCTCTCCAGGCGCTCCCCAACACCACgctgtggggaggggggcagagccCTGGGGAGCAGCTGGAGGGTGAGCCCTCCACAGTGCCCTGCCCTCAGGGCTGGGAGTACGACCACTCGGAATTCTCCTCCACCATTGCAACCGAG TGGGACCTGGTGTGTGAGCAGAAAGGCCTGAACAGAGCCACTTCCACCTTCTTCTTCGCCGGTGTGCTGGTGGGGGCCGTGGCCTTCGGATACCTGTCTGACAG GTTTGGGCGGCGCCGTCTGCTGCTCGTGGCCTATGTGAGTTCCCTGGTGCTGGGCCTGGCATCTGCAGCCTCAGTCAGCTACACCATGTTTGCCATCACTCGCACCCTCACTGGCACGGCTCTGGCTGGCTTCACCATCATCGTGATGCCACTGG AGCTGGAGTGGCTGGACGTGGGACACCGTACTGTGGCAGGCGTCCTGAGCAGCACCTTCTGGACAGGGGGTGTGATGCTGTTGGCACTGGTCGGCTACCTGATACGGGACTGGCGATGGCTTCTGCTGGCTGTCACCCTGCCTTGTGCCCCAGGCATCCTCAGCATCTG GTGGGTGCCTGAGTCTGCACGCTGGCTTCTGACCCAGGGTCGTGTGGAAGAGGCCCACAGGTACCTGCTCCGCTGTGCCAGGCTCAATGGGCGGCCTCTGGGTGAGGACGGCCTGAGCCAGGAG GCTCTGAGCAAAGTGGCTGCTGCGGAGCGAGTGGTCCGAAGACCCTCATACCTAGACCTGTTCCGGACACCAAGGCTGCGACACATCTCATTGTGCTGCATGGTGGTGTG GTTTGGAGTGAACTTTTCCTATTATGGCGTGAGCCTGGATGTGTCGGGACTGGGGCTGAACGTGTACCAGACGCAGCTGCTCTTCGGGGCCGTGGAGCTGCCCTCCAAGCTGCTGGTCTACCTGTCGGTGCGCCACGCTGGACGCCGCCTCACGCTGGCAGGAACGCTGCTCGGCGCCGCCCTCGCCTTGGGCTTCAGGCTGCTGGTGTCCTCCG AGGTGAAGTCCTGGAGCACCGCCCTGGCGGTGATGGGGAAAGGTTTTTCTGAAGCTGCCTTCACCACTGCCTACCTGTTCACGTCGGAGTTGTACCCTACCGTGCTCAG ACAGACAGGGATGGGGCTGACTGCACTGGTGGGCCGACTGGGGGGCTCTTTGGCCCCACTGGCAGCCTTGCTGGACGGCGTATGGCTGTCACTGCCCAAGCTCGCTTATGGGGGGATCGCCCTGCTGGCTGCCTGCACTGCCCTCCTGCTACCAGAGACAAAGCAGGCACAACTACCAGAGACCATCCAAGACGTGGAGAGGAAGAG TGCCCCATCCAACCCTCAGGAGGAAGAGATGCCCATGAAGCAGGTCCAGGACTGA